A region of the Mangifera indica cultivar Alphonso chromosome 10, CATAS_Mindica_2.1, whole genome shotgun sequence genome:
TCTTTACAAGTCATGTCAGTTCAAATGATCAGCTAGCAGATATATTTACTAAATCTCTTCGAGGGCCTcgaattaatttcatttgtaacaagcttgatgcatatgatttatatactCCAGCTTGAGGAGGAGTGTTGGgttgtatcatattattttagGATGGGCATCAGAGCATAATaggatataatatatttttagggatttgatttgatttgattagattagattggatttgatttgatttgattggatttgattggatttgatttgatttgatttgatttgatttgatttgattcgatttaatttatttccttttatacaTTTTCTGTAATTGTATAAATTGTAACGTTTTGTACtctaaagaaataagaaaacaatattctcaATTCATATTAACTATCTGAGTTAATCTCCAgcatacaataaaaaaaaaaaaaaaaatgaattaaaactaCTCATCTGACTTGCTTAATCGCCTGATCTTCAGTTGCAACTAACAACAGGTAGGTCAACGCAACAGGAAGACAAATGTTTAACCCCTAGTTTACTTTGTTTCGCACCAATACAAAGTGAAAAGTAATCAGacttttttttgtctatttgaaaaattgaaacagTGCGTTTTTTATAAGATGATGTTTAAGCTCTTTGTACTGTGATGATAGCTAACATAGATAGACTTTTATGTCAAAGACTATGGTTTTACAAGTTCTTCAAGGAACAAAGATAACATTGAGGTCGGTATGCAGTGAAATTATATGGGGACAATTTGAAATTACCCCAAGGAATTGGACTAGATATGAGATGTCACCAGAATAATTTATCCTGTTGATTACTTTAGCAGCTCAGGTAGTTTGAGCTATAAAGATGgttttacaatttattaaaaaaatatatatagaaatggtCTTATAGTTCACTGTTCATTGATTTATTGTGCAGATGCTGCTGGAGTACATTGACGCCTGCATATATCTTTGAGGAGGATGTTAAGCATTTCCATTCAGTGTGTACTCCAACAGATATGTTGGTTATTCTTTTACCATATAAACTGTACAGGGTTCTTCCCCAGCTCCTGCCGTAAGTTTCCTTGGTCATTCTGATGAGAATTCTGgtactgaatttttttttcttttttaaacaaaCGTCTTGCTAGAAGCATTCCTGTGGTTTACCTAATGTTGTCTGTTATAAGTGTGACATTATACATTACTCAAATATTAGCCGTAATCTTAGATTAGTGATGATGAAATGTTAGTGTTTATTTGTTTGGCATCCAGCAACCTAAAGAGGGAAGTGAATGCTTGCATCAACCCAAAGGatgaattttgtaaactttttcttttactgaAAAATATTATCTTCGTATATCTCGggggttttatttttcttttcctttttctttgtcGTGTTTCCTCTTCGGACAGCAGTAGTTAGTGTGTTTGCAAGTAGTCTACAAGTTTACAAGGTTGCAGGAAGATCTGACTGTAAATCACATGAATTTTTTCCACTTCTGATCTTTAGGCCAATGTAATAATAGCCTTTTAGTTGATGAAGAAAACATTTCTCAgttaaaaaagaacaaaacttcACCTAATTGAAAGCTGGTTGCAGTTGATGAGATGAGATAATCTGTGTTAACATTCAGGATAATTGAACACAGATTGGCGGCTATACAGAGCGGTATTTGAATTGTAAAAAGCATGCCAATGGAGAGAAATCCAATAAGTTTCATCTTGAAGATAGAAATTTTGATGattgacaaaaaattaaatgcaGCATCTTAATAGCTTTGACACTTCATCTTCCTTATTTTATAGCTAAATTAAGGAAAAGGAAGCTACAATAGAAGAGAGAAGATTCAACCAGATAATGTTATACtctccaaatcaaaatttttcctaCTGAACAAGTTGACAAAAACTTTGCCACGGCTATACAGATGAGAAATaacaaagaaaaggaaaataagccAAGTAATAATAGCTCATTAGTGTTTACAGACCAACTAACAGTTAACCTATCCGATAAGTTATTTTGGGctagaaattttctttttgttcaagGGTTTAGAGCGGTTTCTTCCATGCCAAAACTTGGCATTCCTGCGGCTGAAAACTGTGGAAATCATTCACATGTCAAGATTGACCCAATCTGCAACTTTATGTTCACGCATAATCTGAAATTTTCAGGACAAATGTATCTTTATATTTCATGTTTTCCATTTAATtcatttcaaaaacaaaatagcTTGACAAGACATTATGGACAGAAGTCAGATATTTACAGCAAAAGAAACCTGCATGCTCAAGAAGGAAGAGGAAAGAGCTCCTGCCCGGCACAAGTTAATCAACTACAAAATCATCAAAGACAGGTAACTAGCTTCTTATTTGTTAATGGTATTACTAGTTGGCCAATCCAGGAACTTGTACCCCTGAAGGGAGGGTGGTAGAAAGGTTTGTGTTGCTGAGGGATTGTCAGGAGTGTATATATAGCCCTTCCCATATCCAACTTCCTTCATTAGTTTTGTCGGTGCATTCCTCAGATGAAGTGGCACTCCTTCATTCTGTCCCACCGATTCTCTAATAACTTTCTGTGCAGCCTCTATTGCTCGATAAACAGCTATGGATTTAGGAGCCAAAGCCAAGTATGCCACACATTGTGCCAGAATTACATTGCATTCAGGCATACCCAAAAAATGACAAGCTTGATAGCAGGACACAGCTTGATTAAGAGCCAATGGATCAGCCAATCCAACATCTTCACTTGCAAACCTTATCAACCGCCTGGCAATGTAAAGTGGTTGTTCGCCTCCTTCCAACATTCTTGCCAACCAATAGACAGCTGCATTAGCATCACTTCCCCTCATAGACTTATGTAATGCACTGATCAAATTATAATGTTCTTCCCCTGCTCTATCATAAGCAAGATGCTTACACTGAAATGCCTCCCTTGCATCCTCCAAAGTGACAATTGCCACAACAGAACTAACCACATTTTCTTCACTCGACACCCAATTCGTCTCTTGCTCTTCCTCTGAAGACTTCAAATGCTTAATAGACACTCTAGCCGCAGCCCTAGTAGCAGAAATCTCTAAGGCATTCAACGCCACACGAGCATCACCATCACAATTAGATGACAAGTACTCAATAACACCATCCTTCACCTCAACTCTCACTCCAACACTCTTTCCCACTCCACGATCGACATCCTCCACTGCTCGCCTCAAAAGTATCTGCACGTGTGGAGGTTTCAATGTGTTAAGAGTGAGAACTCGACACCGAGACAACAATGGTGTAATCAAATGAAACGAAGGGTTCTCAGTGGTGGCACCAATGAACACAATACTCCCATCCTCAATCACAGGCAAAAATGAATCTTGCTGCGACTTATTAAATCTATGAACTTCATCAACAAACAAAACAGTcatcttattatttttcattttcacccTCCTGGCTTCTTCCACAACCTCCCTAACATCCTTCACCCCACAAGTAATCGCAGACAAACACACTAAACGATAGGAAGACACAACAGAACCTACAATGGCTTTCGCAATCGAAGTCTTACCCGTTCCCGGAGGGCCCCACAGGATGATGGAGGGGAGTCGGTTGGTGTCCACGGCTGAGCCGAGGACAGAAGTGGGTGACAAGAGGTGGTCCTGGCCTACGACCTCGTGAAGCGTACGGGGTCTCATGCGCTCCGAGAGGGGAACGTGAGGCTCACATATCTTGGCACGCTTCAAAGCGGGGGCGGATGAGGTGGCAGCGGTGGTGGTAGTGGCGGTTGGGGTGGGTTTTGCAAAGAAACGGTCGAGTTTTGGGTGGGGAGGAGAAAAGTTGTTGGGCAGAGGGTCGGTGGCAGCGGTGGTGGTAGTGGGGGTTGGGGTGGGCTTGGCGAAGAAACGGTCGAGTTTTGGTTGGGAGGGAGAAGGGTTGTTGGGCAGAGGGTCGGTGGCAGTGGTGGATGGACGACGGGAGAGGATCCATTCGGTGGCCTTTAGAATGGATTTACCGCCGGTGGCGGCAAGTGCTTCGGCAGCTAACTCGCTGGGGAAGCCCATGCTTAACAATTGCTCCATGACAATCACAGGTAAAcacagagaagagaagagaagagaagagaagagaagagagggGTTTTTCTTATTACTTCTCTTCTCTGCTTTAtggtttatcaataaaataataataaatatgctTTAAAGTCAATAATACATACACTACATAAAGACTCTGTAATTCCatacaaaaatagaaattggttagataatttatatatatttaattgatatgatgcatataaaactattcatGCACATgaatttagaataaataatgATTCATTATGATGCATTATTAATAGGATGAAAGAAaagtcattattatttttattattattatcattcgCAGCAAGCAAGATGGATAGAATCATATgggaaatttatatattaaatttataaatataaaaattaaaatttatattatataaaattaattaatttgtattaaaatgatgttttagtttctattttgactcaattaatttttgattagatatattattatttatatctaaaatattttaaatgattaaatttactgttatattaaaaatatatatattacatttataaatataaaatataaaatttatattatatcaaattaattaatttatattaaatttcacctataatatttatatagtattttctttatgttttatcGATTAGATCTGCCATCTTTGAGCCTCCAACAGATCGAATATCAAAAAGAGTcctttctctctccctttattGCTCCTCCAAAATGGAGCAAGAAGAGGCTGTAACTGCAGACAAATTGTCTGCTTTACTGCTTCATTCTCCTTTTTCCTGACCAGTTCTTCTCAAAAATACAACCTTTTCCCTTTGATTTCTCACTTTCTCTCTGCCCAGCATGTCGCTATTTCTGTTTCTTTCCTTACGGTCTccagaaaaaagaagagaaccCATTTCTCTTATCAAGATTCTGAACCTACCCACGAAAATAGATCCTCCAAACTCGAAGATGGAATCGTTCAGCTCAGTTTGACAGAAAAACTTGTTGCTCTCATTCCTTAAACAACATCAAACGTCTACGGGAATAAACAACGGGAGTCTCATGTAGGAACAATGGCTTGTAAGTTGTGATCAGATTGTGAATTATAATTATCCGAAGCCAAATTCTGAGAAACTCACCTGAGAGAGCACCCCAAATACACAACATCGGCGCCGTTGGCCGCAGAGCAGTTGCGTATTAACGACTCAGCCGCTGTGAAGAAAGCGATACAATCAGCTGAGTATAGGTAGTTCCTGCACTGCACCATCGCATGGCCGAGTCTGATCCCGGCTGCTCTGCCGTTGCAAAATACTTGCCTGGGTTTAGCGCGTATCTCAGTTGAGCAAAAGTTGCGTTCAAATTGGCGTTGAACTCCGATAGCGGGGACGGTAAGTTTTGGTACATACTTGTaatatgaaaaaggaaaaaccatCCTGGAAGtcgtaaatatttatatttataatcatctaaaggtattttacaaatattaaatcaaataacattagtaaatttaaaatataaatccCTATATAATTATAGATGataagaaaaaacatttaatttgaataCTCCTGAATGAtctatttaaaaagaaatataatattcaaattcttataatgataataatatgatgtttgatataaaaatatattaaaatttaaaaattttgagtatttacCACTTGTTAatccaaagtttttaaaaatttgaaatgagaaaattttagagaattttattgaaattgtcAAAGGAAAACTTAAAGAAAAGTTTGATTCTCTAACGGGTACTGATACCCTATTTATATTACAAGTTTTGAActattaatattacaaatttttaatttttacaggAAATAATTGCATATTTTTTGCAGCGTTGTGGGGAATCTTGAAATAATGCACCATTTTTGCAGCTTCACAGAGCAATATCTTGGCTTTGTAGgaatcttttgaaaattttcaccATCATGTAGCTTTTGCTTTTGAATATTTGCTTCTTCCTGGAGCTTTTGCAAGAAACATATGAAAAacctttttaactttctttttaagAAAACTTTATTTAGGGAATCTTGTGTTTTGCTCTTTATCTCTCTTGCTTTTAGTTGTAGAAAAGTCAGATGGATGTCatattttttgattaattttagaaTTACCTAATGGGTATCATTTGGTTAAGTTCAAATGACGAGGGATTTTTGCAATACTCTGTAAATGCCAaatattcatcaaaattttgaaaatccactggaattcaaaaataattaggCAAAGAATTAGGAATATTTTGTGAGCAATTTGATTCCCAACATAAAAACCCTTACTTTAATGAACATAGAAAGATCAAAAAATCCAAAGGATGTAATAGTCAATGTAGTAAAACAAAATCATaccctaaaagaaaatttacaaaaaataaaaaaaaaaattctcccattgaaaatagaacaaaaaactGTTGTAAAAccttataaataatacatatattgaAGGTGTGGACAGCAATGTTATACTTTTAAATACtattaattaagtaaaaaaattaaagaattagaaTTAGAGGAAAAAGTTCTaaccaaaatagaaatattaatgGTTGAATCTTTTAAAAGTGAATCTTTTAAAAAGGAAACACCAGACTTAAGTATCAAAACAATGAAATCAAAAGTTCaagtgaaaacaaaataaacatgttaactaaagattaataatttctattagaagttataaacaaaattaaagacCCTAACATTCAAGAAGAATATTtagaaaaactaaaatcaaCCACTGAtaaacttgaaaagaaaatagaatttcataaaacttataattttaaagatattttatttctagataaatttaaaaaacataacaaaaagaAACCAACATTGGAAGATTTTACAAAGAAAATTCAGCAAATTAAATCAGAAATGAGAGAATTAAAAGAGCGACAAAAGATTAATTCATTAAGAAAAGGAGAAGAGAAAATACTGAATCTGAGCCAAACGAAGAAGAAACTCAAAAAGATTTTATGAACATGTTAACATTAATATCATACCAAAAATGGTatgcaataataaaaattgtaataaatgatGAGTTTATTCTAAACACAAttgctttgtttgatttatgAGCAAATATAAATTGTATTCAAGAATGATTAATtcctataaaatattatgaaaaaactCTTAAATCAATAAGATCAACCAATGGTTCAAAGCTTAATGTCCAAAATAAACTAACCGATGTCAAAGTCTATAATAAAGGTATTTGCCTCAAAACAATTCCACAATTAATAAGAAAGTTCAAAGTCAAATGGTGGGAAAAATATTATCACTCCAATGTaactaaagaaaaaattcaatcatatttatCAAATACTTTTCAAGTGACAAATGTATTCACCCCTAAAATTGCGAAGTTTTTACAAGGCAAGTCAATGACTTCATCTGTTTTTGCTAAAACCCAAtcaaaagaagaattaaaacttcaatggaaaaattttattgtcttaaTTACAAGATGACTAAGAATCAAGCAATAAAGGATCAATCTGAATAGTcaatttcaagttttaatacCACTAATGAACAAATTATTCAGCaagaataaataagtataaacgaaaataaaactaataatgaATCAAACCAATACATTAAtttgcataaaaataaataaataatcaaaacagaAAATCTTCAAGTCAGTTTTGACAAATGaaatatacctaaaataaatttaacaaatatatagaAAGAGTCAAATTATACATCTTAAATATGTTTAATCCTCTAAgtcaatcaaaatatataattaaaaaacaaaaaaatcaaaataaagagtTCGTTTCAAAAAACCTGattaatataacaaatgaaATGATCATGAAACATAGAAAGAATTATAATTACCTTCATATAGGTTTAGTACAAATTGAAATCAAACTATTAAGTATGGAAGGAATGAATATTGCAATTTTAGCATGTTTAAGGGATTGcaaatttaataactttagATATTTACTGCAACACCCGAATTCAAGTATGCCAGTAAgctctattttcaaaattacccttagaattgattttataaattgttgcttaaagaaattgtgaaggaattgtttaaaactattgaatgagcaataattttcagaTATGTGATTAATGCGTGTTACGTGTAAATTATCTTATATGTGACTAGCCTTGACAAGTTGAGTATAGAAGAGATtgatactggtatgaa
Encoded here:
- the LOC123226941 gene encoding ATPase WRNIP1 gives rise to the protein MEQLLSMGFPSELAAEALAATGGKSILKATEWILSRRPSTTATDPLPNNPSPSQPKLDRFFAKPTPTPTTTTAATDPLPNNFSPPHPKLDRFFAKPTPTATTTTAATSSAPALKRAKICEPHVPLSERMRPRTLHEVVGQDHLLSPTSVLGSAVDTNRLPSIILWGPPGTGKTSIAKAIVGSVVSSYRLVCLSAITCGVKDVREVVEEARRVKMKNNKMTVLFVDEVHRFNKSQQDSFLPVIEDGSIVFIGATTENPSFHLITPLLSRCRVLTLNTLKPPHVQILLRRAVEDVDRGVGKSVGVRVEVKDGVIEYLSSNCDGDARVALNALEISATRAAARVSIKHLKSSEEEQETNWVSSEENVVSSVVAIVTLEDAREAFQCKHLAYDRAGEEHYNLISALHKSMRGSDANAAVYWLARMLEGGEQPLYIARRLIRFASEDVGLADPLALNQAVSCYQACHFLGMPECNVILAQCVAYLALAPKSIAVYRAIEAAQKVIRESVGQNEGVPLHLRNAPTKLMKEVGYGKGYIYTPDNPSATQTFLPPSLQGYKFLDWPTSNTINK